A window from Pseudomonas frederiksbergensis encodes these proteins:
- a CDS encoding MazG-like family protein, with amino-acid sequence MNLVELTERLHAIRDRNDWRQFHSPKNLAMAASVEMSELVEIFQWLTEDQSRQLPADKLAHAGQEIGDIVLYLLLLCSELGLDMNEVVRSKLADSERRFS; translated from the coding sequence ATGAACCTTGTTGAACTGACCGAACGCCTGCACGCCATCCGTGACCGCAATGACTGGCGGCAATTTCACAGCCCGAAAAACCTGGCCATGGCCGCGAGCGTGGAAATGTCCGAGCTTGTGGAAATTTTCCAGTGGCTGACCGAAGACCAGTCGCGCCAGTTACCGGCGGACAAGCTCGCCCATGCCGGGCAGGAAATCGGTGACATCGTGCTCTATCTGCTGCTGTTGTGCAGCGAGTTGGGATTGGATATGAATGAAGTGGTGCGCAGCAAACTCGCGGACAGCGAACGGAGGTTCAGCTGA
- a CDS encoding methyltransferase domain-containing protein encodes MSDRHFDQLATRFAEKIYGGAKGAIRLAVLQADLAEVLPDRPLRVLDIGAGLGHMSLWLAQRGHEVTLAEPAEPMLEGARQRFADAGQTATFIQAPWQDLLGQLTEPYDLVLCHAVLEWLAEPHAILPVLHQLTKPDGWLSLAFYNRDALIYRNLLKGHFRKMRKNDMAGEKQSLTPQQPLDPRELAAQLEDLWQVESQSGVRVFHDYMPVEFQARVELADLLEMELAHRRHPSFAGLGRYLHWICRPV; translated from the coding sequence ATGAGCGACCGTCATTTCGATCAACTGGCGACCCGTTTCGCCGAAAAAATCTACGGCGGTGCCAAAGGCGCGATCCGTCTGGCGGTGCTTCAGGCCGACCTGGCCGAAGTCTTGCCGGACCGTCCTTTGCGCGTACTGGATATCGGTGCCGGCCTGGGCCACATGTCATTGTGGCTGGCCCAGCGCGGTCATGAAGTCACGCTGGCCGAACCCGCCGAGCCGATGCTCGAAGGCGCCCGCCAACGCTTTGCCGATGCAGGGCAAACAGCGACGTTCATCCAGGCGCCGTGGCAGGATCTGCTCGGCCAACTCACCGAACCCTACGACCTGGTGCTGTGCCACGCCGTGCTGGAATGGCTGGCCGAACCCCATGCGATCCTGCCGGTGCTGCATCAATTGACCAAACCAGATGGCTGGTTATCCCTGGCCTTCTACAACCGCGATGCGTTGATCTATCGCAACCTGCTCAAAGGCCACTTCCGCAAGATGCGCAAGAACGACATGGCCGGCGAAAAGCAAAGCCTGACCCCGCAGCAGCCGCTTGATCCGCGTGAACTGGCGGCGCAACTTGAAGACCTGTGGCAGGTCGAAAGCCAGAGCGGGGTGCGGGTTTTTCACGATTACATGCCGGTGGAATTCCAGGCTCGGGTCGAACTGGCGGACTTGCTGGAAATGGAACTGGCCCACCGTCGTCACCCAAGCTTTGCCGGGCTTGGGCGCTACTTGCACTGGATCTGTCGGCCGGTCTGA
- a CDS encoding DUF4136 domain-containing protein has product MNSRSGLLVVCLGLAACQGSNPYVASSNPLPPAPPQAANTFDRSAYPAPPRDYGRYRSWAWLNGQLPPGTAWADSAQVAEAVSNALDQRGLRPLQDNRPADLFVSAELHLETRLRQVRDDYGYYGGGYGGYNRYGSGYGLYNTVPIVRTYQEQVVVVRVDLFDAQSGQPVWSASAETSNRGSESERADAIRKAVEKAMSAYPPN; this is encoded by the coding sequence ATGAACAGTCGTTCGGGGTTATTGGTGGTCTGTCTCGGCTTGGCGGCCTGTCAGGGCAGCAACCCTTATGTGGCGTCATCCAACCCCTTGCCACCCGCGCCGCCTCAGGCGGCCAACACCTTCGACCGCAGCGCCTACCCGGCACCGCCGCGTGACTACGGGCGTTACCGCAGCTGGGCCTGGCTCAACGGGCAGTTGCCGCCGGGCACCGCCTGGGCGGATTCGGCGCAGGTCGCCGAAGCCGTCAGCAATGCGCTCGATCAACGTGGCTTGCGCCCGCTGCAGGATAACCGCCCGGCCGACCTGTTTGTCAGCGCCGAGCTGCACCTGGAAACCCGCCTGCGTCAGGTTCGCGACGACTATGGTTATTACGGTGGCGGCTATGGCGGTTACAACCGCTACGGCAGCGGTTACGGCCTATACAACACCGTGCCGATCGTGCGGACTTATCAGGAACAGGTCGTGGTGGTGCGGGTTGATCTGTTTGACGCTCAGAGCGGTCAGCCGGTATGGAGTGCCAGCGCCGAAACCAGCAATCGCGGCAGCGAGAGCGAGCGTGCCGATGCGATACGCAAGGCTGTAGAAAAGGCGATGTCGGCGTATCCTCCCAATTAG
- a CDS encoding DUF4136 domain-containing protein, with protein MFRRLALLAMVVLLSACAGSQVNHDFDASRDFAAYRSWNWKEPALQYRPDDPRIKSDLTEQRIRQSVADQLDQRGLRPAAGGQKGDLNVQTYLIVEQRQQQVTTNYGGAWGNPWNGYWGGPMYTETRNVSYNVAIIQIDLLDGKDGKLVWRGSDEQILSRTPNPSDRSTAIQETVGRILANYPPK; from the coding sequence ATGTTCCGCCGTCTCGCTTTACTGGCTATGGTCGTGCTGCTTAGTGCCTGCGCCGGCAGCCAGGTCAATCATGACTTCGATGCCAGCCGCGACTTTGCCGCCTATCGCAGCTGGAACTGGAAAGAACCCGCCCTGCAATATCGCCCTGACGACCCACGGATCAAGAGCGACCTGACTGAACAACGCATTCGCCAGTCGGTAGCCGATCAGTTGGATCAACGTGGCCTGCGTCCGGCTGCCGGTGGCCAAAAGGGCGATTTGAACGTGCAGACCTATCTGATCGTCGAACAGCGCCAGCAACAAGTGACCACCAACTACGGCGGCGCTTGGGGTAATCCATGGAACGGCTACTGGGGCGGGCCGATGTACACCGAAACCCGTAACGTCAGCTACAACGTGGCGATCATCCAGATCGACCTGCTCGACGGCAAGGACGGCAAACTGGTATGGCGCGGCAGTGACGAGCAGATACTTAGCCGCACACCGAACCCGTCGGATCGCAGCACTGCCATCCAGGAAACGGTCGGGCGAATTCTCGCCAACTACCCACCCAAATAA
- a CDS encoding pilus assembly protein TadG-related protein — protein MSPRLQFRRPSRQRGAIGLMAALTLGLALVFLLVVVDSGRLYLEKRDLQRVADMAALEASTRNGDCAAGNTATVYATASANRNDFTLPDPSRNLLVDCGALTLDADNLRVFGADPSKSEAIRVIASHSVPQSVAGGVGALFGGAPRAATINLTASAVAALPPPQASLTLRSTMLSVDTSKSATLNALFGGLLGGNLNIDAAGWNGLVNTNISLLGYLNRLKVDLNLSAAGYDQVLGNTIAVSQLIQTAVNVLDPGGTFGATATIASLQALKAAAGATTVVLGNVLHVEAGSTVTALGTNLKVFDLIEAVVQLANKKNGLVATVPINLAGLAQITARVQILEPPQLSAIGNPKNAALAPLGPNRIYVKTAQVRTLLSVDLPILSAIQPLLEAAADLAGPLTNILNALLNLNLVEVIDSLTCALGAACETPSIVPLSDTVRLDVALDVASANSYVTAYSCVSATNKSLTTNTSTSLVTLKIGKIDPNTAFGSNTSPPVVVVQPLKVIDIGVKTCRRFLILPVSCDPRIPGVGGGIDIMADTTVAQSANMPHVYSAPPATSLPEMSQPPFYYSYSTSNIVSSLTDTLTNITVNMHGPTGSLVGGLGAILSTVTTLLVNVINSVLSPLLDTLINTLLLSLGIDLNKVEVGANLSCHSGRATLVI, from the coding sequence ATGTCTCCGCGTTTGCAGTTTCGCAGGCCGTCCCGGCAACGGGGGGCGATCGGTTTGATGGCGGCGCTGACATTGGGCTTGGCCCTGGTGTTCTTGCTGGTCGTGGTCGACAGCGGTCGTTTGTACCTGGAAAAGCGTGACTTGCAGCGTGTGGCGGATATGGCCGCACTTGAAGCCTCCACCCGAAATGGTGATTGCGCCGCTGGCAACACCGCCACTGTCTATGCCACCGCCAGCGCAAACCGTAACGACTTTACCCTTCCTGACCCCAGTCGCAATCTATTGGTCGATTGCGGTGCCTTGACCCTGGATGCCGATAACCTTCGAGTATTTGGTGCCGACCCGAGCAAGAGCGAAGCCATTCGGGTGATCGCCAGCCATTCGGTCCCGCAGAGTGTCGCCGGTGGTGTCGGCGCGCTGTTCGGCGGCGCTCCACGCGCAGCGACCATCAACCTGACGGCCAGCGCTGTTGCTGCCTTACCGCCACCGCAGGCTTCGCTGACCCTGCGCAGCACGATGTTGAGCGTCGACACCAGCAAATCGGCCACGCTCAACGCGTTGTTCGGTGGTTTGCTCGGGGGCAATTTGAACATCGACGCGGCGGGCTGGAACGGACTGGTGAACACCAACATCAGCCTGCTCGGCTACCTCAATCGATTGAAGGTCGACCTTAACCTCAGCGCTGCCGGGTATGACCAGGTATTGGGCAATACGATTGCCGTCAGCCAACTGATCCAGACCGCCGTCAATGTACTGGACCCCGGCGGCACATTCGGCGCGACCGCAACCATTGCAAGTCTTCAAGCGCTGAAGGCCGCGGCAGGTGCAACCACCGTCGTACTCGGCAACGTACTGCACGTCGAGGCTGGCAGCACTGTGACGGCGCTGGGGACCAACCTGAAAGTGTTTGACCTGATCGAAGCCGTCGTGCAACTGGCCAACAAGAAAAACGGTTTGGTGGCGACCGTGCCGATCAACCTCGCGGGGCTGGCGCAAATCACCGCTCGGGTGCAGATACTGGAGCCGCCACAACTCTCGGCCATCGGCAATCCGAAAAACGCCGCGCTTGCGCCGTTGGGGCCCAACCGGATCTACGTGAAAACCGCTCAGGTGCGTACCTTGCTGTCGGTCGACTTGCCTATTCTGAGTGCGATTCAACCCTTGCTCGAGGCGGCGGCTGATCTTGCCGGACCGTTGACCAATATCTTGAACGCCTTGCTGAATCTCAATCTGGTCGAAGTCATTGACTCACTGACCTGCGCGCTCGGCGCGGCCTGTGAAACACCCTCGATCGTGCCGCTTTCCGATACCGTAAGGCTCGATGTCGCCCTGGACGTTGCGAGTGCCAACAGTTACGTCACCGCCTACAGCTGCGTCAGCGCCACCAACAAATCCCTGACCACCAATACCAGCACTTCACTGGTGACCCTGAAAATCGGCAAGATCGATCCGAACACGGCGTTCGGCAGCAACACCTCGCCGCCCGTCGTGGTGGTGCAACCGTTGAAGGTGATCGATATCGGGGTGAAAACCTGTCGCCGGTTCCTGATCCTTCCTGTCAGTTGCGACCCGCGGATTCCAGGCGTCGGCGGCGGTATCGACATCATGGCCGACACCACCGTGGCACAGAGCGCCAACATGCCGCACGTCTATTCCGCACCGCCGGCCACCAGCCTGCCGGAGATGAGCCAGCCACCGTTCTACTATTCCTATTCCACTAGCAATATCGTCAGCAGCCTTACCGACACGCTGACCAATATAACGGTCAACATGCACGGGCCGACGGGCAGTCTGGTCGGTGGTCTGGGGGCGATCCTCAGCACTGTCACGACATTGCTGGTCAACGTGATCAACAGCGTGCTCAGCCCGTTACTCGACACCTTGATCAACACACTGCTGCTCAGTCTGGGGATCGATCTGAACAAGGTCGAAGTCGGCGCCAACCTCAGCTGTCACTCAGGACGAGCGACGCTGGTGATCTGA
- a CDS encoding PAS domain-containing sensor histidine kinase gives MSSADKLFGRLLNRHPPAPVDMPAPQSMQSVGLQMHLDAEGRVIHLTGPLRHVLAQQTPTAQAPHLLDFLMPHSGLTVEGSPADWLGQSLDLDFYSLNGQPLHLRGWVQPLADTWLLQLLDIGDLLLDRQQSRSREQCQLLAAQIGEQLRRCNLTRLPEVLVEQLQGLAQRFHMPCIAVALLDEQEEGWQIHQHYTAFDAPQLWQNAQRLGTGLDSLNGSVPQRLTPAEHPRLQSIFGNAEGFAVPYHDAQGVVAWLLCGLYPVQQQAPDLNDRDWLQLTAALAGPLLERLREHRHQLQLERLESLQALLGTGWWEVFSDSREVQLAPSLASNLNLTIDRLPLHDWLDRVHPADREELSSRLQALQDDGTPLLLCVRLAQTPNWYRLQGQVLGIGKNRRLVGFMLDISDIKNQEQSAAAAHARLDNLIASSPAVIYVQRYDEGALQPTFFSDSLLPLLGWSLADCATGTLVERVHPEDRDRYFERTRHLLREGSVRARYRLRDSRGEYHWLLDEAKLLRDDLGLPVEAVGLWLDVTEATLAAEQVKQSEERYRILVEDSPAMICRYRPDLTLSFGNRPLATYLECQPEQLPGVNLGSWMSQEQREAFLQRLSRLSPEFPVSTAEINLQLPGREHAWWVWSDRGVFDEHGHLLEIQAVGRDNTEVRRAQQQLTQSAKMATLGEMATGLAHEINQPLNVMRMAIVNVLKRLSNGDAQIDYLTDKLNRIDAQVQRAARVVDHMRVFGRRSEIEQQPFNPAQAIEGTLSLLAEGMRGKGVNLRVNEIGFEVQVRGYVDQLEQVLINLMVNARDALLGKREADREFKPWISVYAERDAYSVRLWVEDNGGGIDPRLLERIFEPFFTTKPVGVGTGLGLSVSYGIVENMGGKLSVRNSVEGARFCIELPIIADDQITSVARPE, from the coding sequence TTGAGTTCCGCAGACAAACTCTTCGGGCGCCTGCTCAACCGCCATCCGCCTGCGCCAGTGGACATGCCAGCTCCCCAGAGCATGCAAAGTGTCGGTTTGCAGATGCACCTCGATGCCGAAGGTCGAGTGATTCACCTGACCGGCCCGCTGCGGCATGTGCTGGCCCAACAGACACCCACGGCGCAAGCACCGCACCTGCTCGATTTCCTCATGCCTCACAGCGGCCTCACCGTTGAAGGCTCGCCCGCCGACTGGCTGGGACAGAGTCTGGACCTGGACTTCTACAGCCTTAACGGCCAACCCCTGCACTTGCGTGGCTGGGTCCAGCCATTGGCCGATACCTGGCTGTTGCAGTTGCTGGACATCGGCGACTTGTTGCTCGATCGCCAGCAATCACGCAGCCGCGAGCAATGCCAATTACTCGCAGCGCAGATCGGCGAACAGTTGCGCCGCTGCAACCTGACGCGCCTGCCCGAGGTGTTGGTGGAACAGCTGCAAGGCCTGGCCCAGCGTTTCCACATGCCCTGCATTGCAGTGGCATTACTCGATGAACAGGAAGAAGGCTGGCAGATACACCAGCATTACACGGCCTTCGACGCGCCCCAGCTGTGGCAAAACGCTCAGCGCCTGGGCACCGGGCTCGACAGCCTGAACGGCTCTGTGCCGCAACGCCTGACGCCCGCCGAACATCCCCGTTTGCAAAGCATCTTCGGCAATGCCGAAGGGTTCGCGGTGCCCTATCACGATGCCCAGGGGGTGGTCGCCTGGTTGCTGTGTGGCCTTTATCCAGTGCAGCAACAGGCACCTGACTTGAATGACCGCGACTGGTTACAACTGACCGCCGCGCTGGCAGGCCCGTTGCTTGAGCGCTTGCGCGAGCACCGGCACCAACTGCAACTGGAACGGCTGGAGTCGCTGCAAGCCCTGCTCGGCACCGGATGGTGGGAGGTGTTCAGCGACAGTCGCGAGGTGCAATTGGCGCCGTCGCTGGCCAGCAACCTGAACCTTACGATCGACCGCTTGCCGCTGCATGACTGGCTGGATCGGGTACACCCCGCCGACCGCGAAGAGTTGAGCAGTCGTTTGCAAGCCTTGCAAGACGACGGCACCCCGTTGCTGCTGTGCGTGCGTTTGGCCCAAACGCCGAACTGGTATCGCCTGCAAGGACAAGTCCTGGGCATCGGTAAAAACCGACGGTTAGTGGGTTTCATGCTCGACATCAGCGACATCAAGAACCAGGAGCAAAGCGCCGCGGCGGCCCATGCCCGACTGGACAATCTGATCGCCAGTTCACCGGCGGTGATCTACGTGCAACGCTATGACGAAGGTGCGCTGCAACCAACGTTTTTCAGTGACAGCCTGCTGCCGTTGCTCGGCTGGTCACTGGCTGATTGCGCCACGGGGACCTTGGTTGAAAGGGTCCACCCGGAGGACCGCGATCGGTATTTCGAACGTACCCGACATTTGCTGCGTGAAGGTTCGGTGCGCGCCCGCTATCGGCTGCGCGACAGTCGCGGCGAATACCATTGGCTACTCGATGAAGCCAAGCTCTTGCGCGACGATCTTGGCTTGCCGGTGGAAGCCGTCGGCCTGTGGCTGGACGTCACCGAAGCAACCCTGGCCGCCGAACAGGTGAAACAGAGTGAAGAACGCTACCGGATCCTGGTGGAAGACTCTCCGGCGATGATCTGCCGCTACCGCCCGGACCTGACCCTGAGCTTCGGCAACCGCCCGCTGGCGACTTACCTGGAGTGCCAGCCCGAGCAACTGCCCGGAGTGAACCTGGGCAGCTGGATGTCGCAGGAACAGCGCGAAGCGTTTCTCCAGCGGCTCAGCCGACTCAGCCCGGAATTCCCGGTCAGCACCGCGGAAATCAACCTGCAACTGCCGGGACGGGAACATGCCTGGTGGGTGTGGTCGGATCGCGGGGTGTTCGATGAGCACGGCCATTTGCTGGAGATTCAGGCCGTGGGGCGCGACAACACCGAGGTCCGCCGCGCCCAGCAGCAACTCACCCAAAGCGCAAAAATGGCCACCCTCGGTGAAATGGCCACAGGCTTGGCCCATGAAATCAATCAGCCGTTGAATGTGATGCGCATGGCCATCGTCAACGTGCTCAAGCGTCTGAGCAATGGCGATGCGCAGATCGACTACCTGACCGACAAGCTCAACCGCATCGATGCCCAGGTCCAGCGCGCCGCGCGGGTGGTGGATCACATGCGGGTGTTTGGCCGCCGTTCGGAGATCGAGCAGCAGCCGTTCAATCCGGCGCAAGCCATTGAAGGCACGCTGTCGCTGCTGGCCGAAGGGATGCGTGGCAAAGGGGTCAATCTGCGGGTCAACGAGATCGGGTTTGAAGTGCAAGTGCGCGGTTACGTCGATCAGCTCGAACAGGTGTTGATCAATCTGATGGTCAACGCTCGGGATGCGTTGCTCGGCAAACGCGAGGCCGACCGCGAGTTCAAACCTTGGATTTCGGTGTACGCCGAACGTGATGCGTATTCGGTGCGGCTGTGGGTCGAGGACAACGGCGGCGGTATCGATCCGCGGTTGCTGGAACGGATTTTCGAGCCATTCTTCACCACCAAACCCGTCGGTGTCGGCACCGGGCTCGGGTTGTCGGTGAGTTACGGCATCGTCGAGAACATGGGCGGAAAACTGAGCGTCAGAAACTCGGTCGAGGGCGCCCGGTTTTGTATCGAGCTGCCGATTATTGCCGACGATCAGATCACCAGCGTCGCTCGTCCTGAGTGA
- a CDS encoding TadE/TadG family type IV pilus assembly protein → MKTGLPRKQKGAVAIEFALVFLIFFAVFYGIVTYSLPLLLMQSFTQSTAEAVRRSVALDPSTPGYDTAVKTVATTELSRQLAWIPAALNFNVTTDASATYVGGVLTVSINYPTSKLQQVIPFLNVPGIGQVPNLPANLSARSSLQF, encoded by the coding sequence ATGAAAACAGGCCTCCCCCGTAAGCAAAAAGGCGCTGTAGCGATTGAATTCGCGTTGGTATTTCTCATCTTTTTCGCCGTGTTCTATGGAATCGTCACTTACAGCTTGCCGCTGTTGCTGATGCAATCGTTCACCCAGTCGACCGCCGAAGCGGTGCGCCGAAGCGTGGCGCTGGATCCGAGCACCCCCGGCTACGACACCGCGGTAAAAACCGTTGCTACCACTGAACTGAGCCGACAATTGGCCTGGATTCCTGCCGCACTGAATTTCAATGTCACCACCGACGCCAGCGCCACCTACGTGGGCGGGGTGTTGACAGTCAGCATCAACTACCCCACCAGCAAATTGCAGCAGGTCATCCCGTTTCTGAACGTGCCGGGAATTGGCCAAGTGCCCAATCTGCCGGCAAACCTTTCCGCCCGATCGAGCCTGCAATTTTGA
- a CDS encoding prepilin peptidase — protein MQSFVLLIWLTLCAAQDARERHIANGLTLGAAVLALAYLLWTGTTWLGAEAVQGGWAFLLALAFTLPGYALRRLGAGDVKLMTGLGLATDGMHLLGVFIGAGLASVLWLLLAPRVWLHMGQGLRNHLRYLEPGMSKKQPFAPFVLVGLLLTLAWFH, from the coding sequence ATGCAGAGCTTTGTATTACTGATCTGGCTGACGCTTTGCGCAGCACAGGATGCTCGAGAACGGCACATCGCCAATGGCCTGACCCTTGGCGCAGCGGTGTTGGCGCTGGCGTATCTGCTATGGACGGGCACTACCTGGCTGGGGGCCGAGGCGGTGCAGGGCGGCTGGGCTTTTTTGCTGGCGCTGGCCTTTACCTTGCCCGGTTATGCGCTGAGACGCCTGGGCGCAGGCGATGTGAAACTGATGACCGGCCTGGGGCTGGCGACTGACGGCATGCACCTGCTCGGCGTGTTCATCGGTGCCGGATTGGCCAGTGTCTTGTGGCTGCTGCTGGCGCCAAGAGTCTGGCTTCATATGGGCCAAGGGCTTAGAAATCATCTTCGATACCTGGAGCCTGGAATGTCAAAGAAACAACCCTTCGCACCCTTCGTGCTGGTGGGCCTGTTGCTCACACTCGCCTGGTTTCACTAG
- a CDS encoding response regulator transcription factor, translating into MIKLPSAVKILVVDDQPLIAAELCELLEGSGYRCVCSETGSQAVERFNEDEAIGLVLCDLHMPGLDGIQLVQELQRLSGKHRVFEAIMLTGRADKQDVIKALRAGFADYYQKPVNPAELLEGIARQAVVLQERQKSLQLKHLDQKLQYLAESIDDLYQDLDKVRRGPRLSVSTDEAGIAVDRVEIPAVFSHLSPRQLEVARLVGKGQTNYQIACELGITENTVKLYVSQVLRLTHMHNRTQLALALSPGHGLRQGMTAH; encoded by the coding sequence GTGATCAAACTTCCTTCGGCAGTAAAAATCCTTGTGGTCGATGACCAGCCGTTGATTGCCGCAGAGCTCTGTGAGCTTCTTGAAGGCAGCGGTTACCGTTGCGTTTGCAGCGAGACGGGCAGTCAGGCCGTCGAGCGTTTCAATGAAGACGAAGCCATTGGCCTGGTGCTTTGCGATTTGCACATGCCCGGTCTGGACGGGATTCAACTGGTTCAGGAGCTGCAACGGTTATCCGGCAAGCACCGGGTATTTGAAGCAATCATGCTCACTGGGCGTGCGGACAAGCAGGATGTGATCAAGGCTTTGCGGGCCGGGTTTGCCGATTACTACCAGAAGCCGGTCAATCCGGCTGAGTTGCTTGAAGGGATTGCCCGTCAGGCAGTGGTGTTGCAGGAACGGCAGAAGAGCCTGCAGCTCAAGCATCTGGATCAGAAGCTTCAATACCTTGCCGAGTCGATCGATGATCTGTATCAGGATCTGGATAAGGTCCGTCGTGGGCCGCGGTTATCGGTTTCCACCGATGAGGCTGGCATTGCTGTGGATCGGGTAGAGATTCCGGCGGTTTTCAGTCACCTGTCGCCAAGGCAGTTGGAGGTGGCGCGGTTGGTGGGGAAGGGGCAGACCAATTATCAGATTGCCTGCGAGCTGGGCATTACCGAGAACACGGTGAAGCTGTATGTGTCGCAGGTTTTGCGGTTGACGCATATGCATAACCGGACGCAGTTGGCGCTGGCTTTGTCGCCCGGTCATGGATTGCGTCAGGGGATGACAGCGCATTAG
- a CDS encoding type II secretion system F family protein — translation MKVPLLICALLLLGATLLLLSGLLEHRRRARQVAQRLDGKLASDNRVNQWLELLGSSRIGQRSVNLDNETQALLNRLGWRSARRRSLFAAFQVGAPVLALALALLIQGVFFPHADNQWMAPVLATCIGYLLPKRLLAAAAQRRQKQLALEISTFIPLLRILFESGMAVEQSLRVLSNEGKQLLPALTHELRLVLARVDSGLELGEELHKVTQLLAVDEFTDTCVILEQLIHQGGGAMKSLLTLKQLLDDRRLTRLQEYISKLSAKMSIVMMLFLFPALLIVLAGPGFTALSRAFGS, via the coding sequence ATGAAAGTGCCTTTGCTGATCTGCGCGTTGCTGTTGCTGGGGGCCACCCTGTTGCTGCTCAGCGGTTTGCTGGAACACCGTCGACGGGCTCGCCAGGTGGCACAACGACTCGACGGCAAACTGGCGAGCGACAACCGGGTAAATCAGTGGCTTGAGCTGCTGGGCAGCAGCCGGATCGGTCAGCGTTCGGTCAACCTGGATAACGAAACCCAGGCCTTGCTTAACCGTCTGGGCTGGCGCAGCGCCCGGCGACGTTCACTGTTTGCGGCGTTCCAGGTAGGCGCTCCGGTGCTGGCGCTGGCCCTGGCCTTGCTGATCCAGGGCGTGTTCTTCCCTCACGCAGACAATCAATGGATGGCCCCGGTACTCGCCACCTGCATCGGCTATTTATTGCCCAAACGGTTGCTGGCCGCTGCCGCGCAGCGTCGGCAAAAACAACTGGCGCTGGAGATTTCCACCTTCATTCCGCTGCTGCGCATCCTGTTCGAATCGGGCATGGCGGTGGAGCAGTCGCTGCGAGTGTTGAGCAATGAAGGCAAACAATTATTACCGGCCCTGACCCATGAATTGCGCTTGGTATTGGCCCGGGTCGATTCCGGCCTGGAACTGGGCGAAGAACTGCACAAAGTCACCCAACTGCTGGCCGTCGACGAGTTCACCGACACCTGCGTCATCCTTGAGCAGTTGATCCATCAGGGGGGCGGTGCGATGAAATCCCTGCTGACCCTCAAGCAATTGCTCGACGACCGGCGCCTGACGCGCCTGCAGGAATACATCTCCAAGCTGTCCGCCAAAATGTCCATCGTGATGATGCTGTTTCTCTTCCCGGCGCTATTGATCGTACTGGCCGGCCCGGGCTTCACCGCCCTGTCCCGTGCCTTTGGTTCTTAG
- a CDS encoding type II secretion system F family protein, translating into MLKPVLLILLCLVLLGLSIRLFYRGLRQSGTERVLGRLIQGQPQPVPTKASWVGLDRAFLRAGLRRPSERLGGWLLLWAFGILLGFATGGWVGLLVLLLLPPLMLRLYVNWRYQRRLQRMIEQLPQMLDHTVRSLKSGRTLADAVLGAIDTAEDPLKNAMGRIQRNVVLGVSLPDAAADFAELYEKDELRLFALGLKVNHRYGGNASELLENLIKMIREREQAARQLRAMTGETRVTAWVLGCLPIGLAGYFLATNPQYLLAMWHDGSGQIMLASAFGLQVIGSLALWHMLRSV; encoded by the coding sequence ATGCTCAAACCGGTGCTGCTCATCCTCCTTTGCCTGGTTTTGCTCGGACTGTCGATCCGCCTGTTTTATCGCGGTTTGCGCCAGTCCGGCACTGAGCGGGTGCTGGGACGCCTGATCCAGGGGCAACCGCAGCCGGTGCCGACGAAAGCCTCTTGGGTGGGCCTGGACCGGGCGTTTCTGCGGGCCGGCCTCAGGCGTCCTTCCGAGCGTCTGGGCGGGTGGCTGCTGCTCTGGGCCTTTGGCATCTTGCTCGGATTTGCTACCGGTGGCTGGGTCGGCTTGCTGGTTCTGTTACTGCTGCCGCCGCTGATGCTGCGTCTGTACGTCAATTGGCGTTATCAGCGCCGACTCCAGCGCATGATCGAACAACTGCCACAAATGCTCGATCACACCGTGCGCAGTCTGAAGTCCGGGCGCACCCTGGCCGATGCGGTGCTGGGCGCCATCGACACCGCTGAAGACCCGCTGAAAAACGCCATGGGGCGGATTCAGCGCAACGTGGTGTTGGGGGTCAGCCTGCCGGATGCCGCGGCGGACTTTGCCGAGCTGTATGAGAAAGACGAACTTCGCCTGTTCGCGCTGGGGTTGAAGGTCAATCACCGCTATGGCGGCAATGCCAGCGAATTGCTGGAAAACCTGATCAAGATGATCCGCGAGCGCGAGCAGGCTGCGCGCCAGCTCAGGGCCATGACCGGTGAAACCCGGGTGACCGCGTGGGTCCTGGGCTGTTTGCCGATTGGCCTGGCGGGTTATTTCCTCGCGACCAACCCTCAATACTTGCTTGCCATGTGGCACGACGGCTCGGGGCAAATCATGCTCGCGTCCGCGTTCGGCTTGCAGGTGATCGGCAGCCTGGCGCTCTGGCATATGTTGCGCAGCGTATGA